GGGCCTGGCCGCAGTGGTCGAGGGCGGCCGTGTCGCGTGGACTCCCCGGCGGGGGAGCCCGGCTCCGGGCCTCCTCCTGCTCGCTCGGGAGGAGTCGGAGAGCACGTCCGGAGCCGGGCGCGGCGGGCTCTTTCCGAGCGTCACAGCTGGATGTCCCGCCGCGCCTCACGGGCGGGTCTCCGCGCCTCGGGGAGAGCTGCCGACCAAGAGAATTGCATGATGCAAAGGATCGATCCACCCGCCGCGCGCTCGGAGGGTGGATCGATTTGCGGCCTGCTCTGCCGGGGCGCGGCCTCCCGGCTCCTCGAGCGGGGTGTGCCGGGCCCAACGGGCCGCAGCGGGTGAGCGCACGTCCCTACCGCGCCGTCATCGGGCAGTCGGATCGTCCGCCTGCCTCCGGCTCGTCGCGGCTCGTGGACCATGGCAGGCGGGGGCGCACTCCAGCCGGACGAACGGGATCAGTTCCCCTGCACGGCGGTACCCGGCCGCCGTCCCGTCGGTGGGAAGGCCCAGATAGGCGCACAGTCGAGCAGCCGTACGGGGATGGTCCTCGGCGTAGCGGGCCATGACCGTGGCACCGTCCTCCGCGGACAGGAACCGGGCGTTCACCGCGTGGTAGCGCCTGCCGACCTGGACGGTGGCCTGCGGGGTGCGCCGGAGGTTCCGGTACCACTGGGCCGAAGGGCCGTAGCCGGACGCCACGGTCCAGGAGCGGGGTGCCCGGGTGTGGTCCACGACCTCGAGGACCACGGTGCGCGAGGCGCCGCTCAGCCTTCCCGTGTGGATGAGGAGAAGGAGCCTCCTGCCGAACAGGGGGCCGAGCCCGATCCTGAAGAGGTGTACGGGGAGCCGGGCGGCCAGCCGCTTCCAGCCGGTCGGCGGCGCAGGTCGCTGTGGTGGGGGGTTCGAATGGTCCACGAGGCACCCTCCGGTTCCGGCTGCCGCCCTTGCAGCCGTCAGCTGTCGGTTGTGTAACGAGACTCTCCCGAAATGCTTCGGGAGGGTAAGTTTTGCATAGGCTAAATCAAGCGGCGGTCCGTGGTGGTGCCGGACGCCCGCTCGCAGCCGATCGCACCGCCTCACACACCGCGGGGTCAGCCATGCCCGACGTGACACCGCAGCGCTCATGGGTGCTGTCCGTCCTCCCGTACGGCGTGATGGCCGTCGTCACCGTCGTCGATGTGACGGCGGGCCCCTCGGTCGGCTTCCTCCCCCTCGTCTCCCTGGGCCCCGCCTTCGCCGGACTGGCCGGCGGCTGGCGACGCACGGCCCTCATCGGCGGTCTGGCGACGCTCCTGTGCCTCGGGCTCGGGCTCTACGACGGTCTGTTCACCGGCCGCCGGGGCTGGACGGCCCTGGCGTCGGTGGCGGGCGTGACCGTGGCGGGTCTGGTCGCGGCGGTGATGCGGCAACGGCGGGAAGCCGAACTGGCCAGCGTCCGCTCGATCGCGGAAGTGGCGCAGCGCGTGCTGTTGAGGCCGGTGCCGCGCAGTGCCGGGCATCTGCGCGTGGCGGTCTCCTACACTTCGGCCGTCGCCGAGGCGCGCATCGGCGGCGATCTGTACGAGGTGGTGGCGTCACCCGCTGGCGTGCGTGTGATCGTGGGGGATGTCCAGGGCAAAGGGCTGGAGGCGGTCGAGACGGCGGCCCTGGTCCTGGGCGCCTTCCGGGAAGCCGCCCACGACGAGGCGGACCTGGCCGGCGTCGGCGCCCGGCTGGAGCGGGTGGCGGACAGGGAACTCCAAGGTGAGAAGTTCGTGACGGCCGTGCTGGCGGAAGTCGGGAACGACGGGACGGTGACCCTGCTGAACTACGGGCACCCCGCACCCATGATCGTGAGGCCGGACGGACGGGTACGCTTCGCCGAGCCGCCCCTCCCCGCTCTGCCGCTCGGCCTCGGGATACACGCGGGCCACCGGCCCGAGTCCCACTCGGAGCGCTTCACGCCGGGGGACCAGATGCTGCTGTACACGGACGGCGTCTCGGAGGCACGCGACGGAGCGGGGCGCTTCTATCCCCTGGAGGACCGGGGCGGACTCCTGAAGGACCCCGACTCCGAGTCCGCTCTCCAGGCTCTGCGCGCCGATCTGGTCCTGCACGCCGCAGGGCCGCTCCACGACGACGCCGCCATGCTGCTGATCCGTCACCACGACGCCGATGTGAGCGGCCGGAGACCGTCGATCACCGGGTGAGCTCCGGCACGAGGGCCACAGGGGGTAGAAAGGGGCCATGACCGACAGAGGGCAAGTTCCGCACGTCGATGACGTCGACGCGGTGACGCGTGCGGTACTCACGGCGTCCAGGCTGCTCGTGGCCGTATCGGCCCATTCCCTGGCGGCGGTCGAGGACCGGGTGACGCTGCCCCAGTTCCGCCTGCTGGTGGTGTTGTCCATGCACGGGCCGGCGAAGCTCGTGGTGCTCGCCGAGCGTCTCGGGGTCAATCCCTCGACGGCGATGCGCATGATCGACCGGCTGATCGCGGCCGGTCTCGCGGACCGACGGACGAACCCGGCCAACCGCCGGGAGACGGTGCTGCGGCTCACGGCGGAGGGCGGGGCGCTCGTCGAGGACGTCACGAGCAGACGCCGTAGGGAGATCGAGAGGATCGTGCTGCGGATGGCCCCCGCGCAGCGAGCTGCGCTGATCGACGCGCTCACCGACTTCAACGAGGCGGGCGGTGAGCCGACGGTGCCGTCCGCGGACAGTGCGCTGTACCCGCTGGGCTGGGCGGACCACTAGGGCGTTTTTCGAAAGTCCCGTCTGGGCGGGGGCCTCTGGCGCGCACCCTCGCGGCGTTGTCGGTCGTCGGCGCAGCCCGCTGCGCTCTCCTCCCTGCGCCTTGCGATCTTCCCCTCGGCCCGGAGGGCCTGGGGAGACCCCACCCCCTCGGCCGGAGGGCCTGGGGAGACCCCACCCCCTCGGCCGGAGGGCCTGGGGAGACCCCACCCCCTCGGCCGGAGGGCCTGGGGAGACTCCATGCACCAGAGGCCCCCGCCCTGGGGCGGACGAGGCTACCTTCGAAACACGCCCTAGCTCAGGGCTGTCCCGCAGTTCCCGGGGGACCAGCGCGCGGCGTCGGATGCGGTGCATCGCGAGGCGGAGCGCCGTCCTCGTACCGGGTGTATTCGGATGCTTGGACAACGCGGCGAGGCGCCGTGGCCGTCGTCGCGCGCCCACCGGGGATTGCGGGACAGCCCTTGGGCCATGTTGCCGAGGTCGCTCCGTCCGCCGCGGGGCGGGAGGGACTTTCGCAACACGCCCTGGACCCACGAAACGGGGGCTCGGGTGGGACGCCGGCGGAAGAACCGCCCGGGCGGAGTGGGCCGCGTGCGGCGGCGGGCCGCCCGTCGTGCGCCGCGGTCCCCTCGTCAGCACGGCACGTGGGCCTTCGGGCCCAGATGGTACGAGCGGACCACCGCGACAGTGCTGAGCGTCGCCAGCGCCAGGCCGATGCCCAGCGATTCCACCAGAGCCTCGTCACGACCGGACGTGGTGATCCCGCGCGGCGGCACCCGGCCGTGCGGGTCGTGGACGAGCCCGATCCGGTCGCCCGGCAGCGTCGTCGCCGTGCATCCCCGCCAGATCCGCCCGGGGACCGGAGTGCCGTCGAGGTGCCGCACCGCGCAGTAGTGCCGCTCCGTGGCCCCGGGCGCCACGGAGGTCACGACGACACTGCTGACCTCGCCGCCCCAGCGCAGCACTACTTCGTTCGTGGCCTTGGGTGCGGCGACCGCCCAGCACACACCGAGGACGGCGATCGGTCCCACGAGGGCCCTGCCGGCCCGCATACAGAGGAGGAAGACCACCAGGCCCAGCGCGACCAGCATCCCCGCCTCGCCCGTCTGCAGTACCGTCGAGCCGAGGAGGGTTCCCGCGACCCCCGGCCCGGCGATGACGGCCGAACCCACGACGCCCACCGCGATGCCCTCCGCCACCAGCCAGCTCGGGGGCCGGCCGTTGTAGTCGGCCGGACCCCACAGCGCAGCGCTGATCGAGTAGCTCTGCCGTGGCCGTGCCCGCCGTCTTCCGCTCTCCATGGTTGCATTATGCAAAGGACTGCCGGGGCGCGGACACCCGCCCCGGCGGCATCACTCCTCGGCCTCCGGCGGAGGCACCACGACGACCGGGCACCGGGCGGTGTGCAGCACCTCGCCGCTCACCGAGCCGAGCATCAGTCTCCGCAGGCCGGTGCGACCGTGGCTGCCGACGACCAGCAGAGTCGCATCGCGAGAGGAGTCCACCAGAAGGTGCGCCGGCCGACTCCGCTCGACACGCGTGCGGATGTCCAGGTCGTCGCATCGGGACCGGTACGGGCCGAGCCTCTCCTCCAGCAGGTCCTTCGCCACGCTCGGTCGTTTCTCGTGTCCGACGAGAAGGGGGCCGGTGGGGCCGGTGCCGAGAAGGTCGGGCCGAGTGGAGCCGTGAACGACTTCGAGCGGGGCGCCACGGGCGGCGGCCGCGCGCAGGGCGAACTCCATGACGTGCGGCTGCATGTCGTCGACGTCGACGCCGACCACCACCCGTTCGACTCCGGGTTCGGTTCTCCTCCGGGGTCTGACCACGAGGACCGGGCAGCGTGAGTGGGTGGCCACCTGCAGACTCACGGATCCGAGTGGCAGCCGCGGGAATCCCCCCGTCCCGCGGTGGCCCACGACGATCAACGATGCTTCGGCCGACCGGTCGACGAGCGCCGACGCCGGGGAGCCGGAGACGACGTCCGGCTCGACCGCCAGGTCCGGGAACCTCCGGTGGACCGCTTCGGCGAGAGGGGCGATGACACGCTCCGCCCGATCGGCGTGCGCTTCGCCATCCGCGCCGGCTTCGGTCGATCCGGCCGGCGACGCCCGTTCGGCGGCGTGCACGACGCGAAGCACCGTGCCGGCGCGGGCCGCCTCTTCCGCCGCACGGAGCACCACCTGCTCCTGCCCCTGCGCTTCGACCACACCCACCACCACCGGTCCGGCCGTGTGGCGATCATCCACCATCGACTCCTCTCCCGGCCGCTCGAAGGACGCGAGCGGTCCTCCGTGATCGGGCCTTGACCCATGCCCCGTCCGGCTCGCTTCCATCACACGGGAACGGGCGTTCACCGGCAACCGGGTGCGGCGCCCTGGCACGGGTCGCCTCATCAGGGGATCCGCGACATCGGGCGGCGTCACCGCGCCGTGCGGCGGCCCCGTGGCGGGCACCGCCTTCCCGTCGAGGTGACGCTCCGCGTCCCGGTCGGCGACACGTCTCCCGGGCTCCGCGGGCTGCTGGATCATCACTTTGCACTATGCAATCCTTCCGGGGTGGCGGCGGCTCCTCCGAGGAGCGGACGGCACACGGTGAGATCGCCGCACCCCGGAGCCGGGCGGACGCCCAGCCTCCGAGTGGCGGCTACGGACCGGGCATCGCCCGCGCTACGCGGCGACCGGCGGAGGGGACGCCCATGTGCTCGCCGCGCGGAGCGGCGAGGCGTCGGCTGCGCACCGGCTCGCCAGGTTTCCCGACCCGCGCCCCACCCGGGGGCCGTCCACGGCGGGGTGGGCACGCGTTCGACCGACCGGAGGGCCATGTCCACGCAGGAACAGACGATCCGGACCTTGCCGCCCCGCCGTGCCGTACTGCGCGTCGGCATCGCGGCTGCGGGATCCGGACTGCTTGCCGGCTGCTCGGGCAGCGCACAGAATCCCGCACACCGGGACGGGGCCCAGGGACCGGCACACGCACGTTCCGCCCAGGATCCGGATGGCGGCGCGGCGGCGTCCCCTGGGGCGACGAGCCCCGAACGGCCGGCGAGGGGACTGACGCTGACGGCCGCTCCGGGGACGGTCGAGCTGGGGGCCGGGCGTACGGCCAGGACCTGGACGTACAACGACGAGTTGCCGGGCCGTGAGGTCCGCGTCACGGCGGGCGACACACTCCGGTTGACCCTGAACAACCACCTGCCGGATCCCACCACGGTCCACTGGCACGGCGTCGCCGTGCGCAACGACATGGACGGTGTGCCGAACGTGACGCAGCCGCCGATCAGAGCGGGCGCGTCGTTCACCTACCGCTTCCGCGTGCCGCACCCGGGCACGTACTGGTTCCACCCGCATCTGGGCCTGCAACTGGACCGCGGTCTCTACGCACCGCTGATCGTGGACGACCCCGACGAGCCGCTCTCCTACGACCGCGAGTGGGTCATCGTGCTGGACGACTGGATCGACGGGATCGACGGCCTGTCCCCGGGCGACGTGTTCGCCCGGCTCCGCAAGGGCAGGCCCGCTCCCGGCCACGGCGTGCGGCAAGGGCACCAGGACGGGCACGGTGCACGTGAGGGCAGCGACCGGCCCTCGCTCCCGCGCGGAGGTGTGGACGCCGGGTACGGGCCGGCCCGGGACGACGGCCCGGAGCCGCGCGACCGGACGTCCTCCACCTCCCCGTACGGCGGCGAGGCCCCGCGCACCGGCCGGCAGACGGGGAGCGAGCTCCTCGGCGGTCACACGGGTGATGTCGACTACCCGCACTACCTGGTCAACGGCCGGATCTCGGCAGATCCCTCGCAGTTCAGCGCCAGGCCCGGCGAACGGATTCGGCTGCGCATCATCAACGCTGCGGCCGACACGCCGTTCCGGGTCGCGCTCGGAGGCCATCGGCTCACGATCACCCACAGCGACGGCTTCCCCGTGCAGCACGAGACGGTGGACTCAGTGCTCCTGGGCATGGCCGAGCGGTACGACGCGCTGGTCACCGTGAAAGGCGGGGTCTTCCCGTTCACCGCGCTCGCCGAGGGCAAGCGCGGGGCGGGGATGGCGGTGCTGCGGGCGGGCAGGGCCGCTGCACCGAAGCCGTCCGCGCGTCCGGCGGAGCTGTACCGGGACGTCCTGGTGTCGGCCCGGCGGCTGAGCCCTCACGAGTCGGTCGCCCTGGACCGGCGCAGGCCCGACCGGCAGCTCAAGATCACACTGACCGGCGGTATGGAGAGGTTCGACTGGGGCATCGACCACAGGCCCTACTCGCCGGATCGGATCCACCGGGTCGAACGTGGTGAGCGGGTGCGGCTGGTGGTCGTCAACGCAACCGACATGTGGCACCCCGTCCATCTGCACGGCCATACCTACGCCCTGGCCGGCATCGGCTCCCGCGGCGCCCGCAAGGACACCTCCGTGGTGCTGCCGCACCGCAAGCTGGTGTGCGACCTGGACGCGGACAACCCCGGGCTGTGGATGCTGCACTGTCACAACGTCTACCACTCCGAGTCGGGAATGATGACGACGCTCGGCTACCGGTAGGCCGAGCGTCCGGCCCGGAGTCTCCGCTGGACGGCGCCCGGCCCCGGGGCCGCCGATCTGCATCGGCCGCGGGTAACGACTCGTACCGCACGGGCCGACCACGTGCCCGCGGGTCCTATCCTGTGCGTCCGCGGAGGTCGCCGCGACGACGCGCACGAGTGCGCGCCGCGAAGGGCCCCGCGGAGTGGTCGTTGTCCAGGGAGCCCGTCCGAAGGAACTCGATGAGTCAGATGCCCGGCACCGTCAGATCCGTCCGTGCCGTCTTGCTCGCGGTGGGGGCGGTGAGCGTCCTCGCCTCGCTGGGGTTCGTGGTGGCCGCCGCCACGCTGGAGACCGGCGCCCTGGGAGCGCTCTTCGTGGGCCTCCTGCTGCTTGCGGCCCTCCTGCTCGGGGTGTTCGCCACAGCCGTGATCGCCATCGCGCGGAGGTTCGCCGGCGGGGGCAAC
The genomic region above belongs to Streptomyces marianii and contains:
- a CDS encoding nitroreductase family deazaflavin-dependent oxidoreductase, with product MDHSNPPPQRPAPPTGWKRLAARLPVHLFRIGLGPLFGRRLLLLIHTGRLSGASRTVVLEVVDHTRAPRSWTVASGYGPSAQWYRNLRRTPQATVQVGRRYHAVNARFLSAEDGATVMARYAEDHPRTAARLCAYLGLPTDGTAAGYRRAGELIPFVRLECAPACHGPRAATSRRQADDPTAR
- a CDS encoding PP2C family protein-serine/threonine phosphatase encodes the protein MPDVTPQRSWVLSVLPYGVMAVVTVVDVTAGPSVGFLPLVSLGPAFAGLAGGWRRTALIGGLATLLCLGLGLYDGLFTGRRGWTALASVAGVTVAGLVAAVMRQRREAELASVRSIAEVAQRVLLRPVPRSAGHLRVAVSYTSAVAEARIGGDLYEVVASPAGVRVIVGDVQGKGLEAVETAALVLGAFREAAHDEADLAGVGARLERVADRELQGEKFVTAVLAEVGNDGTVTLLNYGHPAPMIVRPDGRVRFAEPPLPALPLGLGIHAGHRPESHSERFTPGDQMLLYTDGVSEARDGAGRFYPLEDRGGLLKDPDSESALQALRADLVLHAAGPLHDDAAMLLIRHHDADVSGRRPSITG
- a CDS encoding MarR family winged helix-turn-helix transcriptional regulator; this encodes MTDRGQVPHVDDVDAVTRAVLTASRLLVAVSAHSLAAVEDRVTLPQFRLLVVLSMHGPAKLVVLAERLGVNPSTAMRMIDRLIAAGLADRRTNPANRRETVLRLTAEGGALVEDVTSRRRREIERIVLRMAPAQRAALIDALTDFNEAGGEPTVPSADSALYPLGWADH
- a CDS encoding universal stress protein; the encoded protein is MVDDRHTAGPVVVGVVEAQGQEQVVLRAAEEAARAGTVLRVVHAAERASPAGSTEAGADGEAHADRAERVIAPLAEAVHRRFPDLAVEPDVVSGSPASALVDRSAEASLIVVGHRGTGGFPRLPLGSVSLQVATHSRCPVLVVRPRRRTEPGVERVVVGVDVDDMQPHVMEFALRAAAARGAPLEVVHGSTRPDLLGTGPTGPLLVGHEKRPSVAKDLLEERLGPYRSRCDDLDIRTRVERSRPAHLLVDSSRDATLLVVGSHGRTGLRRLMLGSVSGEVLHTARCPVVVVPPPEAEE
- a CDS encoding multicopper oxidase family protein; the protein is MSTQEQTIRTLPPRRAVLRVGIAAAGSGLLAGCSGSAQNPAHRDGAQGPAHARSAQDPDGGAAASPGATSPERPARGLTLTAAPGTVELGAGRTARTWTYNDELPGREVRVTAGDTLRLTLNNHLPDPTTVHWHGVAVRNDMDGVPNVTQPPIRAGASFTYRFRVPHPGTYWFHPHLGLQLDRGLYAPLIVDDPDEPLSYDREWVIVLDDWIDGIDGLSPGDVFARLRKGRPAPGHGVRQGHQDGHGAREGSDRPSLPRGGVDAGYGPARDDGPEPRDRTSSTSPYGGEAPRTGRQTGSELLGGHTGDVDYPHYLVNGRISADPSQFSARPGERIRLRIINAAADTPFRVALGGHRLTITHSDGFPVQHETVDSVLLGMAERYDALVTVKGGVFPFTALAEGKRGAGMAVLRAGRAAAPKPSARPAELYRDVLVSARRLSPHESVALDRRRPDRQLKITLTGGMERFDWGIDHRPYSPDRIHRVERGERVRLVVVNATDMWHPVHLHGHTYALAGIGSRGARKDTSVVLPHRKLVCDLDADNPGLWMLHCHNVYHSESGMMTTLGYR